One window of Cetobacterium sp. 8H genomic DNA carries:
- a CDS encoding DUF2955 domain-containing protein — MFIDHTKDIIRSLLAIVLGLMFSKYITYSFNFEIPIIALNIVTTMPKFNIKIFIKNNCWLVFATALGVLVDHVFQEKFLLFYIFTFGVFFSCLYLMDKNPKASSNIVLGYSFTTIYATYYKLNMEIMVYDIFIVTVLGGILGCLILILFPKEQKEQSIQNNKSKEITHKNIGNIFLVTSIVFITWVLYIIFDIKDTFFAYATLAGIYGNINIDKIHELTPLNIGVHIAGCFLATVYSFFIIGISKFFLLFALSLSILFFPMIYFKYYGDSQVKKTIASGLIVATIMPLALYLTPFGDIASKAGARALQITTMLFVSLIITRLLIILGGEKIE, encoded by the coding sequence ATGTTTATTGATCACACTAAAGATATTATAAGAAGTTTGTTAGCAATCGTTTTAGGTCTTATGTTTAGTAAATATATAACATATTCTTTTAACTTTGAAATTCCCATAATTGCTTTAAATATTGTTACAACGATGCCTAAATTTAATATTAAAATATTTATTAAAAATAACTGCTGGCTTGTTTTTGCAACTGCTTTAGGTGTTTTAGTTGATCATGTTTTTCAAGAAAAGTTTTTACTTTTTTATATATTCACTTTTGGTGTCTTTTTTAGTTGCCTTTATCTTATGGATAAAAATCCAAAAGCGTCATCTAATATTGTCTTGGGGTATTCTTTTACAACTATTTATGCAACATATTATAAACTAAATATGGAAATAATGGTTTATGATATTTTTATAGTGACTGTATTAGGTGGAATTTTAGGATGTTTAATTTTAATTTTATTTCCAAAAGAACAAAAAGAGCAAAGCATTCAAAATAATAAATCGAAAGAAATAACTCATAAGAATATAGGGAATATATTTTTGGTGACAAGCATTGTTTTCATAACTTGGGTACTTTATATTATATTTGATATAAAAGATACATTCTTTGCATATGCGACTCTTGCAGGAATATATGGGAATATAAATATAGATAAAATTCATGAACTTACACCATTAAATATAGGTGTACATATAGCTGGATGTTTTTTAGCAACAGTATATTCGTTTTTCATTATAGGGATAAGTAAATTTTTTCTTCTTTTTGCACTATCTCTTTCTATCTTGTTTTTTCCTATGATATATTTTAAATACTATGGAGATTCACAAGTAAAAAAAACGATAGCTAGCGGTTTAATAGTAGCGACTATAATGCCTTTAGCTTTATACTTAACACCATTTGGTGATATTGCATCAAAAGCTGGTGCAAGAGCTTTACAGATAACAACTATGCTATTTGTTTCATTGATAATTACTAGACTATTAATAATTTTAGGAGGAGAAAAAATTGAATGA
- a CDS encoding MarR family winged helix-turn-helix transcriptional regulator, which translates to MNENLVFLVAKLSRYQKKYLNLHLKDTDLEDSQAAILIKIKEHINITPKEIFEMRIVEKPSVTKILKKLEELEYIKKVYSENDGRSYSVAVTDKGFEMCCFIEEILVELNSRYKKLISDRFSEDLMKILNEIYGEYV; encoded by the coding sequence TTGAATGAAAATTTAGTATTTCTTGTAGCAAAGCTGAGTAGATATCAAAAAAAATATCTCAACCTCCATTTGAAGGATACGGATTTAGAGGATTCACAAGCTGCAATACTTATAAAAATAAAAGAACATATAAATATAACACCTAAAGAAATTTTTGAGATGAGAATAGTTGAAAAACCTTCTGTTACAAAAATTTTAAAAAAATTAGAGGAGTTAGAATATATAAAAAAGGTTTATTCAGAAAATGATGGTAGGAGTTATTCGGTTGCAGTAACGGATAAGGGATTTGAAATGTGTTGCTTTATAGAAGAGATTCTAGTTGAGTTAAATTCACGTTATAAAAAATTAATTTCAGATAGATTTTCTGAGGATCTTATGAAAATTTTAAACGAAATATATGGTGAATATGTGTAA
- a CDS encoding MarR family winged helix-turn-helix transcriptional regulator, whose product MSLKFKEYDITPEQWVILRELSIKDNISQNELSFKVEKDKNTIKAIVDKLEKKEYLIRQEKPNDKRVFLLGLTDKAHILIEKLKYIDLEFNKDLSKNLDEKDLEIFKSLLIKLKENL is encoded by the coding sequence TTGAGCTTGAAATTTAAAGAGTATGATATAACTCCTGAACAATGGGTTATTTTAAGAGAACTGTCAATTAAAGATAACATTTCACAAAATGAACTCTCTTTTAAAGTAGAAAAAGATAAAAATACTATAAAAGCAATTGTTGATAAGCTAGAAAAAAAAGAATATTTAATAAGACAGGAAAAACCAAATGATAAAAGAGTTTTTTTACTAGGTTTAACTGATAAAGCACATATTCTAATTGAAAAATTAAAATATATAGATTTAGAGTTTAATAAAGATCTCTCTAAAAATCTAGATGAAAAAGACTTAGAAATATTCAAGTCTCTTTTAATTAAACTTAAAGAAAATCTATAA
- a CDS encoding MBL fold metallo-hydrolase: protein MFKLIQKTALLSLLLLPVSTNTTFASEPPANIKAILHDNTPLAPAKVFDNVYCIGTKSVVAWAIKTEKGIILIDAMWDDTDAKTIINGMKKLGLNPEEIKYIIVTHGHGDHYGGANYLRNKYNAKVVMTKVDEILMNTLNTGANSSRSPKTPVDIYVNDGDKITLGQTSVEIVETPGHTPGGISLIFPTTNDGKKEVVAMWGGTGIPQDKELQSAYKNSVTHFEKKSKDMNSTSEITAHLFLDNGYNKLDIANNRKNGESNPFIRGEEGMDIYFKELHQSIDKILNKN, encoded by the coding sequence ATGTTTAAACTTATTCAAAAAACAGCTTTACTAAGTCTTTTATTACTTCCAGTATCAACAAATACCACTTTTGCCTCTGAACCACCTGCAAATATAAAGGCAATTCTTCATGATAACACCCCTTTAGCTCCAGCTAAAGTATTTGATAATGTTTATTGTATTGGAACTAAAAGTGTTGTTGCTTGGGCTATAAAAACAGAAAAAGGTATTATTCTAATAGATGCAATGTGGGATGATACTGACGCTAAAACTATAATTAACGGTATGAAAAAATTAGGCTTAAACCCTGAAGAAATTAAATACATTATAGTAACTCATGGACATGGAGATCACTATGGTGGAGCTAATTACCTTAGAAATAAATACAATGCAAAAGTAGTTATGACAAAAGTTGATGAAATTCTTATGAATACATTAAATACTGGAGCTAACTCAAGTCGTTCTCCTAAAACTCCAGTTGATATTTATGTAAATGATGGAGATAAAATAACACTAGGACAAACATCCGTTGAAATAGTTGAAACTCCTGGACATACTCCTGGTGGTATATCATTAATTTTCCCTACTACAAATGATGGTAAGAAAGAAGTTGTTGCAATGTGGGGAGGTACAGGTATCCCTCAAGATAAAGAATTGCAATCAGCCTACAAAAATTCAGTTACTCATTTTGAAAAAAAATCAAAGGATATGAATTCAACTTCTGAAATTACGGCACATCTATTTCTTGATAATGGATATAATAAATTAGATATAGCTAACAATAGAAAAAATGGTGAATCAAACCCTTTCATAAGAGGGGAAGAGGGAATGGATATATATTTTAAAGAACTTCATCAATCGATAGATAAGATTTTAAATAAAAATTAA
- the msrA gene encoding peptide-methionine (S)-S-oxide reductase MsrA: MKRMKILIVLTVTLSSISMAEIKAAYLAGGCFWCTEADMEKVPGVIDVISGYSGGNVESPTYDQVSSGSTGHMESIRVEYDSDKISYSQLLYRFLKVIDPTDNEGQFVDRGYQYSPAIFYQSSNEEDIAKKVLKQIQKDGGFTDIKVKLLPINKFYVAEKYHQDYYKKNPVRYEYYRYRSGRDQFLEKVWGKKQ; the protein is encoded by the coding sequence ATGAAAAGAATGAAAATCTTAATAGTATTAACAGTAACTTTAAGTAGTATTTCTATGGCTGAGATAAAGGCGGCATATCTAGCGGGAGGATGTTTTTGGTGTACAGAGGCAGATATGGAAAAAGTTCCTGGAGTTATTGATGTAATTTCTGGATATTCAGGTGGGAATGTAGAAAGTCCTACATATGATCAGGTGTCTAGTGGAAGTACCGGACATATGGAGTCAATAAGAGTTGAGTATGATAGTGATAAAATTAGTTACTCACAACTCTTGTATAGATTTTTAAAAGTAATAGATCCGACAGACAATGAAGGACAATTTGTAGATAGAGGTTACCAGTATTCTCCAGCTATTTTTTATCAAAGCTCTAACGAGGAAGATATAGCAAAGAAAGTTTTAAAACAAATACAAAAAGATGGAGGCTTTACTGATATTAAAGTCAAACTTCTTCCAATCAATAAATTTTATGTTGCTGAAAAGTATCATCAAGACTATTATAAGAAAAATCCTGTGAGATATGAATATTATAGATATCGTTCTGGTAGAGATCAGTTTTTAGAAAAGGTATGGGGGAAGAAACAGTAA
- a CDS encoding alpha/beta hydrolase — protein MKKVESIVLEFPLTKYQVLDYPDITFSQPNGTLNNLFNLKLDLLKPNDDGLFPLVVFVTGGGFFLSPKYNYLQQRLALAESGYVVASIEYRVIPQGKFPDALVDVKNAIRFLKSNAKKFGIDKERVAIMGESAGGYLAALAATTNNCKEFEIGENLDECSCVQAAIDIYGLSDLTKVGDDFSNEIQQAHASPASPEAIFINGLSLFSKGGSIQDNLELAEKANPIKYISKNTPPFLLMHGDKDSLVSPSQTKILFEALLKNKIEAQRYIVKNANHADKYWYQPEVIKIIIEFLNKNLKKL, from the coding sequence ATGAAAAAAGTTGAATCAATAGTTTTAGAATTTCCATTAACAAAATATCAAGTATTAGATTATCCTGATATAACATTTTCTCAACCTAATGGAACATTAAATAATCTTTTTAATTTAAAGTTAGATCTTTTAAAACCAAATGATGATGGTTTGTTTCCATTAGTTGTTTTTGTTACTGGGGGTGGATTTTTCCTATCTCCAAAATATAATTATCTTCAACAAAGACTAGCTCTAGCTGAATCTGGATATGTTGTGGCCAGTATTGAATATAGAGTTATTCCTCAAGGGAAATTTCCGGATGCTTTAGTCGATGTAAAAAATGCGATACGTTTCTTAAAATCAAATGCTAAAAAATTTGGAATAGATAAAGAAAGGGTTGCTATTATGGGAGAATCTGCAGGAGGATATTTAGCAGCATTAGCAGCAACAACAAATAACTGTAAAGAATTTGAAATAGGAGAAAACTTGGATGAATGTAGTTGTGTTCAAGCCGCAATTGATATTTATGGACTATCAGATTTAACTAAAGTAGGAGATGATTTCTCTAATGAAATTCAACAAGCTCATGCTTCACCAGCATCACCTGAAGCAATATTTATCAATGGTCTTTCTTTATTCAGTAAGGGAGGATCCATACAAGATAATTTAGAATTGGCAGAAAAAGCAAATCCTATAAAATATATTTCTAAAAATACACCTCCATTTTTGTTAATGCATGGAGATAAAGATAGTTTAGTATCTCCAAGTCAAACAAAAATACTTTTTGAAGCACTCTTAAAAAATAAAATAGAGGCGCAGAGATATATTGTAAAAAATGCAAATCATGCTGATAAGTACTGGTATCAACCAGAAGTTATAAAAATCATTATTGAATTTTTAAATAAAAATTTAAAAAAATTATAA